A single region of the Streptomyces sp. NBC_01381 genome encodes:
- a CDS encoding sugar ABC transporter substrate-binding protein: MARVQTGVRAVGAVLVAVLGVSLAGCSSTGGKRAEDARKAAAAQGKAAVNTPRWTFGMVTHSGDGDTFWDIVQNGAEQAAVKDNIKFLYAHDDEAQQQAQLVDSYVDKKVDGIIVSLAKPDAMKGPLARAKKAGIPVITVNSGSAESKEFGALTHIGQDETIAGEAVGEELNKRGKKKALCILHEQGNVGHEQRCDGAEKTFDGKLQNLYVTGTNMPDVQSSIEARLQSDKDIDAVVTLGAPFADAAVKAKDGAGSKAEIDTFDLNEKVAAGLKSGTLGFAVDQQPYLQGYEAVDLLWLYKYNADVLGGGKPVLTGPQIITKDQAAELEDYAKRGTR, from the coding sequence GTGGCAAGGGTTCAGACAGGGGTACGTGCGGTGGGCGCCGTGCTGGTCGCGGTGCTCGGGGTATCCCTTGCGGGGTGCAGCAGCACCGGTGGCAAGCGCGCGGAAGACGCCCGCAAGGCGGCAGCGGCACAGGGGAAGGCGGCGGTGAACACGCCGCGCTGGACCTTCGGGATGGTGACCCACTCGGGCGACGGCGACACGTTCTGGGACATCGTGCAGAACGGCGCCGAGCAGGCGGCCGTCAAGGACAACATCAAGTTCCTGTACGCCCATGACGACGAGGCCCAGCAGCAGGCTCAGCTCGTGGACTCCTACGTGGACAAGAAGGTCGACGGCATCATCGTGTCGCTGGCCAAGCCCGACGCGATGAAGGGCCCGCTGGCCCGCGCCAAGAAGGCCGGCATCCCGGTGATCACCGTGAACTCCGGCTCCGCGGAGTCCAAGGAGTTCGGCGCGCTCACGCACATCGGCCAGGACGAGACGATCGCGGGCGAGGCCGTCGGCGAGGAGCTCAACAAGCGCGGCAAGAAGAAGGCGCTCTGCATCCTGCACGAGCAGGGCAACGTGGGCCACGAGCAGCGCTGCGACGGCGCGGAGAAGACCTTCGACGGCAAGCTGCAGAACCTGTACGTGACGGGCACGAACATGCCCGACGTGCAGTCGTCCATCGAGGCCAGGCTGCAGTCCGACAAGGACATCGACGCGGTCGTCACGCTCGGCGCGCCCTTCGCGGACGCCGCGGTGAAGGCCAAGGACGGCGCGGGCAGCAAGGCGGAGATCGACACCTTCGACCTGAACGAGAAGGTCGCCGCCGGCCTCAAGTCCGGCACCCTCGGCTTCGCCGTCGACCAGCAGCCCTACCTCCAGGGCTACGAGGCCGTCGACCTGCTGTGGCTCTACAAGTACAACGCCGACGTCCTCGGCGGCGGCAAGCCGGTCCTGACCGGACCGCAGATCATCACCAAGGACCAGGCCGCCGAGCTGGAGGACTACGCGAAGCGAGGGACCCGATGA
- a CDS encoding sugar ABC transporter substrate-binding protein, protein MRTSRTATGVAACITVIALAAGCSSSGGKDDEDKSGDGGGGGKGVNTPRLKIAMVTHSGEGDTFWDIVQSGAKQAAGKDNVEFLYSNDKEAKGQAELVQSAIDKKVDGIVVTLAKPEAMKTVLGKAEAAGIPVVTINSGGEFSADFGALGHIGQDESVAGEAVGDELTKGGKKKVLCVIHEQGNVSLEQRCAGVKKTFKGSVENLNVEGTNAPNAQSSISAKLQATKDIDAVVTLGAPIAALSVKAKEDADSEAEVATFDLNAEVVKRLKAKEVGFAVDQQPYLQGYLAIDELWLYKTNANVIGGGKPVLTGPAIVTEKDVPQLEKYTARGTR, encoded by the coding sequence ATGCGCACATCCCGTACGGCGACAGGTGTCGCGGCCTGCATCACGGTGATCGCCCTCGCGGCCGGATGCAGCAGCTCCGGCGGCAAGGACGACGAGGACAAGTCGGGCGACGGCGGAGGCGGCGGCAAGGGCGTGAACACGCCCCGCCTCAAGATCGCGATGGTGACGCACTCCGGGGAGGGCGACACCTTCTGGGACATCGTCCAGAGCGGCGCCAAGCAGGCGGCCGGCAAGGACAACGTCGAGTTCCTCTACTCCAACGACAAAGAGGCCAAGGGCCAGGCCGAGCTGGTCCAGTCGGCGATCGACAAGAAGGTCGACGGCATCGTCGTGACCCTGGCCAAGCCCGAGGCGATGAAGACGGTCCTCGGCAAGGCCGAAGCCGCCGGGATACCCGTCGTCACGATCAACTCCGGCGGCGAGTTCTCCGCCGACTTCGGCGCGCTCGGCCACATCGGGCAGGACGAGTCCGTGGCGGGCGAGGCCGTCGGCGACGAGCTGACCAAGGGCGGCAAGAAGAAGGTGCTCTGCGTCATCCACGAACAGGGCAACGTCTCGCTGGAGCAGCGCTGCGCGGGCGTCAAGAAGACCTTCAAGGGTTCGGTCGAGAACCTCAACGTCGAAGGCACCAATGCGCCCAACGCCCAGTCGTCCATCAGCGCGAAGCTGCAGGCCACCAAGGACATCGACGCGGTGGTCACGCTCGGCGCGCCCATCGCCGCGCTCTCGGTGAAGGCCAAGGAGGACGCCGACAGCGAGGCGGAGGTCGCCACCTTCGACCTGAACGCCGAGGTGGTCAAGCGCCTCAAGGCCAAGGAGGTCGGCTTCGCCGTCGACCAGCAGCCCTACCTCCAGGGCTACCTCGCCATCGACGAACTGTGGCTCTACAAGACCAACGCGAACGTCATCGGCGGCGGCAAGCCCGTCCTCACCGGACCCGCGATCGTCACCGAGAAGGACGTGCCGCAGCTGGAGAAGTACACCGCCCGCGGTACCCGATGA
- a CDS encoding ABC transporter permease — translation MTATAPAPAPSPDTKTDERLLKTSPLKKLMGRPELGSVVGAIAVFLFFAIVADSFLQANSLATVTYAASTIGIMAVPVALLMIGGEFDLSAGVMVTTSALISSMFSYQMTANVWVGVVVSLLATLAVGVFNGVMLTRTDPPSFIITLGTFLMLTGMNLGFTKLISGTVSTKSIADMEGFSSAKDVFASTITIGGVDFKITIVWWLALIAVATWILLRTRVGNWIFAVGGGEDAARAVGVPVAATKIGLYMGVAFGAWISGQHLLFSYDVVQSGEGVGNELIYIIAAVIGGCLITGGYGSAVGAAVGALIFGMVSKGIVFAEWNPDWFKFFLGVMLLLATLLNHWVRKRAEATK, via the coding sequence ATGACAGCGACAGCACCCGCGCCCGCCCCGTCCCCGGACACCAAGACGGACGAGCGCCTCCTGAAGACCTCGCCGCTGAAGAAGCTGATGGGCCGCCCCGAGCTCGGCTCGGTCGTCGGCGCCATCGCGGTCTTCCTCTTCTTCGCGATCGTCGCGGACAGCTTCCTGCAGGCCAACAGCCTCGCCACGGTCACGTACGCCGCCTCGACGATCGGCATCATGGCGGTGCCGGTGGCGCTGCTCATGATCGGCGGCGAGTTCGACCTGTCGGCGGGCGTCATGGTGACGACGTCCGCGCTGATCTCCTCGATGTTCAGCTACCAGATGACGGCGAACGTCTGGGTGGGCGTGGTGGTCTCCCTCCTGGCCACCCTCGCGGTCGGCGTCTTCAACGGCGTCATGCTGACCCGCACCGACCCGCCGAGCTTCATCATCACGCTCGGTACGTTCCTGATGCTGACCGGCATGAACCTCGGCTTCACCAAGCTGATCAGCGGCACGGTCTCCACGAAGTCGATCGCCGACATGGAGGGCTTCTCCTCCGCCAAGGACGTCTTCGCCTCGACGATCACCATCGGCGGCGTAGATTTCAAGATCACGATCGTCTGGTGGCTGGCCCTGATCGCGGTCGCCACCTGGATCCTGCTCCGCACCCGCGTCGGCAACTGGATCTTCGCGGTGGGCGGCGGCGAGGACGCGGCCCGCGCGGTGGGCGTCCCCGTCGCGGCGACCAAAATCGGCCTCTACATGGGCGTCGCCTTCGGCGCCTGGATCTCGGGCCAGCACCTGCTCTTCTCGTACGACGTCGTGCAGTCCGGCGAGGGCGTCGGCAACGAACTGATCTACATCATCGCGGCCGTCATCGGCGGCTGTCTGATCACCGGCGGCTATGGCTCCGCGGTCGGCGCGGCGGTCGGCGCGCTGATCTTCGGCATGGTCAGCAAGGGCATCGTGTTCGCCGAGTGGAACCCCGACTGGTTCAAGTTCTTCCTCGGAGTGATGCTGCTCCTGGCGACCCTGCTCAACCACTGGGTCCGCAAGCGCGCGGAGGCGACGAAATGA
- a CDS encoding response regulator transcription factor, translated as MNPIKLLLVDDDPLVRAGLSFMLGGADDIEIVGEAGDGTEVAGLVAERRPDVVLMDIRMPTMDGLAATEALRKRPDAPEVIVLTTFHADEQVLRALRAGAAGFVLKDTAPAEIVAAVRAVAAGEPVLSPSVTQQLITRVTGDDPQQGRRERALGRLALLGEREREVAVAVGRGASNAEIAAELFLSVATVKAHVSRILTKLDLNNRVQVALLAHDAGLLDGVE; from the coding sequence ATGAACCCCATCAAGCTGCTGCTCGTCGACGACGACCCACTGGTCCGTGCGGGCCTGTCGTTCATGCTCGGCGGCGCGGACGACATCGAGATCGTCGGTGAGGCGGGCGACGGCACGGAGGTCGCGGGACTCGTCGCCGAACGGCGCCCCGACGTCGTCCTGATGGACATCCGCATGCCCACGATGGACGGCCTCGCGGCGACGGAGGCGTTGCGGAAACGCCCCGACGCCCCCGAGGTGATCGTCCTGACCACCTTCCACGCGGACGAGCAGGTGCTGCGGGCCCTGCGGGCGGGCGCCGCGGGGTTCGTCCTGAAGGACACCGCGCCCGCCGAGATCGTCGCGGCGGTGCGTGCGGTGGCGGCGGGGGAGCCGGTGCTCTCGCCCTCGGTGACCCAGCAGTTGATCACTCGGGTGACCGGGGACGACCCTCAACAGGGGCGCAGGGAACGGGCGTTGGGGCGGCTTGCGCTCCTTGGCGAGCGGGAGCGGGAGGTGGCGGTCGCGGTGGGGCGAGGGGCGTCCAACGCGGAGATCGCGGCGGAGCTGTTCCTGAGCGTGGCCACGGTGAAGGCCCATGTCTCCCGGATCCTGACGAAGCTGGACCTCAACAACCGTGTGCAGGTTGCGCTGTTGGCGCATGATGCGGGGTTGTTGGACGGGGTTGAGTAG
- a CDS encoding GntR family transcriptional regulator: MDPTVSLQLGVDRSSPVPLYFQLSQQLEAAIERGALTPGSLLGNEIELAGRLGLSRPTVRQAIQSLVDKGLLVRRRGVGTQVVHSQVKRPLELSSLYDDLEAAGQRPETRVLLNTVEPASAGVAAALGIAEGDEVHLVERLRLAHGEPMAYLRNHLPAGLLALDTDRLEATGLYRLMRAAGITLHSARQSVGARAATAEEGERLGEPAGAPLLTMERTTFDDTGRAVEFGSHIYRASRYSFEFQLLVRP; encoded by the coding sequence GTGGACCCGACGGTCTCCCTGCAGCTCGGCGTCGACCGCAGCAGCCCGGTCCCGCTGTACTTCCAGCTGTCCCAGCAGCTGGAAGCGGCGATCGAGCGCGGCGCCCTCACCCCGGGCAGCCTGCTCGGCAACGAGATAGAACTCGCCGGACGCCTCGGTCTGTCCCGGCCGACCGTCCGCCAGGCCATCCAGTCGCTCGTCGACAAGGGGCTGCTCGTGCGGCGCAGAGGCGTCGGCACCCAGGTCGTGCACAGTCAGGTCAAGCGTCCGCTGGAGCTCAGCAGCCTCTACGACGACCTGGAAGCGGCCGGTCAGCGGCCCGAGACCCGCGTCCTGCTCAACACCGTCGAGCCCGCGTCCGCCGGGGTCGCGGCCGCCCTCGGCATCGCGGAGGGCGACGAGGTGCACCTGGTCGAGCGGCTCCGGCTCGCCCATGGGGAGCCCATGGCTTACCTGCGCAATCACCTCCCGGCAGGGCTGCTCGCGCTCGACACCGACCGGCTCGAGGCCACCGGCCTGTACCGCCTGATGCGGGCCGCCGGCATCACCCTGCACAGTGCGCGGCAGTCCGTCGGCGCCCGCGCCGCCACCGCGGAGGAGGGCGAGCGGCTCGGCGAGCCCGCGGGTGCCCCGCTGCTCACCATGGAGCGCACGACCTTCGACGACACGGGCCGCGCGGTCGAGTTCGGCTCGCACATCTACCGGGCCTCGCGCTACTCCTTCGAGTTCCAGCTCCTCGTACGGCCGTAG
- a CDS encoding SAM-dependent methyltransferase: MSSEPADIHKIDTSLPHSARVWNYWLGGKDHYASDQMAGDAYKEKFPLIVPMARESRDVLRRSVTWMAQQGVKQFLDVGAGLPTANNTHEIAQRVAPDSRVVYVDHDPIVLMHVDTLLRSSPEGATDYVLADMRDTDTILQGAAKTLDMSQPIGLVINDVLGHISPWEDVLTLVRGLVSGLPSGSYASLTHSDADDELHRSVQDEYNNSGAIPYILRSPEQTVSLFDGLDLVDPGFVPWPKWKPDSAMPGSLTIRAGWVGVARVP; the protein is encoded by the coding sequence ATGAGCAGCGAACCCGCAGACATCCACAAGATAGACACGTCCCTGCCGCACAGCGCGCGCGTCTGGAACTACTGGCTTGGCGGCAAGGATCACTACGCGTCCGACCAGATGGCCGGTGATGCCTACAAGGAGAAGTTCCCGCTGATCGTCCCGATGGCCCGGGAGTCCCGTGACGTACTGCGTCGCTCGGTGACCTGGATGGCGCAGCAAGGTGTCAAGCAGTTCCTCGACGTGGGTGCCGGGCTGCCCACGGCCAACAACACCCATGAGATCGCCCAACGCGTCGCGCCGGACAGCCGGGTGGTCTATGTGGATCACGACCCGATCGTCCTGATGCACGTCGACACGCTGCTCAGGAGCTCACCTGAAGGCGCCACGGACTATGTCCTTGCGGACATGCGTGACACCGACACGATCCTTCAAGGCGCCGCGAAAACGCTGGACATGTCCCAGCCCATCGGCCTCGTGATCAACGACGTATTAGGCCACATCTCCCCGTGGGAGGACGTTCTGACGTTGGTGCGCGGTCTGGTGTCGGGCCTTCCTTCGGGCAGCTACGCCTCACTGACGCACTCCGACGCCGACGACGAACTGCACCGCAGCGTGCAGGACGAGTACAACAACTCCGGCGCGATCCCCTACATCCTGCGCAGCCCGGAGCAGACGGTCTCCCTCTTCGACGGCCTTGATCTCGTCGATCCCGGGTTCGTCCCGTGGCCGAAGTGGAAGCCGGACTCGGCCATGCCGGGCTCGCTGACCATCCGGGCCGGATGGGTCGGTGTCGCACGGGTGCCGTGA
- a CDS encoding Gfo/Idh/MocA family oxidoreductase, protein MRIGLIGTGRIGTFHSAALRRHPDVAALVVADVDAGRAADLASRIGATAAASVDELFTGGVDAVVITAATSAHAELIGRAARARLPVFCEKPIALDLAGTLSALREVESAGTVLQLGFQRRFDAGYRAARDAVRAGRLGRLHTVRAITADPAPPPAAYLPLSGGLYRDCLVHDFDMLRWVTGREVTEVYATGSDAGPAMFREADDVDTAAAVLTLDDGTLATATATRCNGAGYDVRMELAGEDDQIVVGFDDRTPLSSVEPSGPPPPEKPWPGFLERFAPAYEAELAAFVEVVRGERANPCDGREALAALRIAEACEMSRREGQVVRMAEIAGDNPSPSRGPLPAP, encoded by the coding sequence ATGCGCATCGGACTCATCGGAACGGGCCGTATCGGCACATTTCACTCCGCGGCTCTGCGGCGGCACCCGGACGTGGCGGCACTGGTCGTCGCCGACGTGGACGCCGGGCGCGCGGCCGACCTCGCGTCCCGCATCGGGGCGACGGCCGCCGCGTCGGTGGACGAGCTCTTCACCGGAGGCGTGGACGCGGTGGTGATCACCGCGGCGACCTCCGCGCACGCCGAGCTGATCGGCAGGGCGGCCCGTGCCCGGCTCCCCGTCTTCTGCGAGAAGCCCATCGCCCTCGACCTGGCGGGCACGCTCTCCGCGCTGCGGGAGGTCGAGTCCGCGGGGACGGTGCTCCAACTGGGCTTCCAGCGGCGCTTCGACGCGGGGTACCGGGCGGCGCGCGATGCCGTGCGCGCGGGGCGGCTCGGGCGGCTGCACACCGTCCGCGCGATCACCGCCGACCCGGCGCCGCCGCCGGCCGCGTATCTGCCGCTGTCCGGCGGGCTCTACCGGGACTGTCTGGTCCACGACTTCGACATGCTGCGCTGGGTGACGGGCCGTGAGGTGACGGAGGTGTACGCGACCGGGTCCGACGCAGGGCCCGCGATGTTCCGCGAGGCGGACGACGTCGACACGGCCGCGGCGGTCCTCACCCTCGACGACGGCACGCTCGCCACGGCCACCGCGACGCGGTGCAACGGCGCGGGCTACGACGTACGCATGGAACTGGCGGGCGAGGACGACCAGATCGTCGTCGGCTTCGACGACCGCACTCCCCTGTCGTCGGTGGAACCGTCCGGACCGCCGCCGCCCGAGAAGCCCTGGCCTGGGTTCCTCGAGCGGTTCGCGCCCGCGTACGAGGCGGAGCTCGCCGCGTTCGTCGAGGTCGTACGGGGCGAGCGGGCGAACCCGTGCGACGGCCGCGAGGCGCTGGCCGCGTTGCGGATCGCGGAGGCGTGCGAGATGTCCCGGCGGGAGGGGCAGGTGGTACGGATGGCGGAGATCGCAGGGGATAATCCCAGCCCGTCGAGGGGGCCCCTCCCTGCTCCTTAA
- a CDS encoding sensor histidine kinase has protein sequence MSGNEPTTRPQPLARSPWTLPSAVAAELDPDRRAGRRHRRTVRDWIVDFACFFVAVVIGLVAADSVDGNPHLSQTAEELDQLVGALACAAVWLRRRWPVGLAIAMVPVSLVSDTASGAAAVALFTLAVHRPFRYVAWIGGVSIAIVPLMYWLRPDADLPYLVVVILGVLVSASVIGWGMFVRSRRQLLLSLRDRAIRAENEAALRAEQAQRLAREDIAREMHDVLAHRLTLLSVHAGALEFRPDAPRAEIARAAGVIRESSHEALQDLRQVIGVLRGGDGEASGRPQPTLAALDTLVAESRDAGMKVALDQRVGDATEVPAAIGRTAYRIAQEALTNARKHAPGAEVTVAVSGRPGEGLAIVVRNPPPPGDVPHVPGSGQGLIGLTERATLAGGRLGHGTSADGGFEVNAWLPWAP, from the coding sequence GCCCCAGCCCTTGGCCAGGAGTCCGTGGACGCTGCCCTCGGCCGTCGCCGCGGAGCTCGACCCGGACCGCCGCGCGGGGCGCAGGCACAGGCGGACCGTGCGCGACTGGATCGTCGACTTCGCCTGCTTCTTCGTGGCCGTCGTCATCGGCCTGGTGGCCGCCGATTCGGTCGACGGCAACCCGCACCTCTCCCAGACCGCCGAGGAGCTCGACCAGCTGGTCGGTGCGCTCGCGTGCGCCGCGGTCTGGCTGCGCAGGCGCTGGCCGGTCGGCCTCGCCATCGCCATGGTGCCGGTCAGCCTGGTCTCCGACACGGCGTCCGGCGCCGCCGCGGTGGCCCTGTTCACGCTCGCGGTGCACCGCCCCTTCCGGTACGTCGCCTGGATCGGCGGGGTCTCGATCGCGATCGTGCCGCTCATGTACTGGCTGCGGCCCGACGCAGACCTGCCGTACCTGGTCGTCGTCATCCTCGGCGTGCTCGTCAGCGCTTCCGTCATCGGCTGGGGCATGTTCGTGCGCTCCCGCCGCCAGCTGCTGCTCAGCCTGCGCGACCGCGCCATCCGTGCCGAGAACGAGGCCGCGCTCCGTGCCGAACAGGCCCAGCGTCTTGCCCGCGAGGACATCGCCCGCGAGATGCACGACGTCCTGGCCCACCGCCTCACCCTGCTCAGCGTGCACGCCGGCGCCCTGGAGTTCCGCCCCGACGCACCCCGTGCGGAGATCGCCCGCGCCGCAGGAGTCATCCGGGAGAGCTCGCACGAGGCGCTGCAGGATCTGCGCCAGGTCATCGGCGTCCTGCGCGGCGGCGACGGCGAGGCATCGGGCCGTCCGCAGCCGACCCTCGCCGCCCTGGACACACTGGTCGCCGAGTCGCGCGACGCGGGCATGAAGGTCGCGCTCGACCAGCGGGTCGGCGATGCCACGGAGGTGCCCGCCGCGATCGGCCGCACCGCGTACCGCATCGCCCAGGAAGCCCTGACCAACGCCCGCAAGCACGCCCCCGGCGCCGAGGTGACCGTCGCCGTCTCGGGGCGGCCCGGCGAGGGCCTGGCCATCGTCGTACGCAACCCGCCGCCGCCCGGCGACGTGCCGCACGTACCCGGCTCGGGCCAGGGCCTGATCGGCCTCACCGAACGGGCCACGCTCGCGGGCGGGCGCCTGGGGCACGGCACGTCGGCGGACGGCGGCTTCGAGGTCAACGCCTGGCTGCCGTGGGCCCCGTGA
- a CDS encoding ATP-binding cassette domain-containing protein: protein MTEATDAVPTAERTPLVELDDVSKYYGNIRALEGVSLEVHAGEISCVLGDNGAGKSTLIKIIAGLHQHDAGDFRIEGEDAKLSSPREALDRGIATVYQDLAVVPLMPVWRNFFLGSEPTKGAGPFRRMDVDFMRETTRAELLRMGIDLRDVDQPIGTLSGGERQCVAIARAVYFGAKVLVLDEPTAALGVKQSGVVLKYVAAARDAGLGVVLITHNPHHAYLVGNRFILLKRGAMFGSYARDEVTLDELTRQMAGGSELDDLRHELEGR from the coding sequence ATGACGGAAGCAACCGACGCGGTTCCCACGGCGGAGCGCACCCCGCTCGTCGAGCTCGACGACGTCAGCAAGTACTACGGCAACATCCGCGCCCTCGAAGGCGTCTCCCTGGAGGTCCACGCGGGCGAGATCTCCTGCGTCCTGGGCGACAACGGCGCGGGCAAGTCCACCCTCATCAAGATCATCGCGGGCCTGCACCAGCACGACGCGGGCGACTTCCGCATCGAGGGCGAGGACGCGAAGCTGTCCTCGCCCCGCGAGGCCCTGGACCGCGGCATCGCCACGGTCTACCAGGACCTCGCCGTGGTCCCCCTCATGCCGGTCTGGCGGAACTTCTTCCTCGGCTCGGAGCCGACGAAGGGCGCGGGCCCCTTCCGCCGCATGGACGTCGACTTCATGCGCGAGACGACCCGCGCGGAGCTGCTCCGCATGGGCATCGACCTGCGCGACGTCGACCAGCCCATCGGCACCCTCTCGGGCGGCGAGCGCCAGTGCGTGGCGATCGCGCGCGCCGTCTACTTCGGCGCGAAGGTCCTGGTCCTTGACGAACCGACGGCGGCGCTCGGCGTCAAGCAGTCGGGCGTCGTCCTGAAGTACGTCGCCGCCGCGCGGGACGCGGGCCTCGGCGTGGTCTTGATCACCCACAACCCGCACCACGCGTACCTGGTCGGCAACCGCTTCATCCTCCTGAAGCGCGGCGCGATGTTCGGCAGCTACGCGAGGGACGAGGTCACCCTGGACGAGTTGACCCGCCAGATGGCGGGCGGCTCGGAGCTGGATGACCTGCGTCACGAGCTAGAGGGACGCTGA